One Paroedura picta isolate Pp20150507F chromosome 3, Ppicta_v3.0, whole genome shotgun sequence genomic window carries:
- the LOC143831622 gene encoding uncharacterized protein LOC143831622 isoform X2, with protein sequence MAAAEGEEEVWICAFCTVFCTTAADKLLNSSNNDEEEEEEEDEEEDEGPEELRPGTSQSTPRRVRPLAHRASPKQQKMPAVVKKQDKATQRGHALKKSLESRCSDCTKTLTTTTSRGRQKSEANAAREKPFQCTDCGKSFIWSSHLERHRRMHTGEKPFKCLNCGEAYSQNFHLLQHRCSQLIEKPFKCQDCGKRFAQSSALENHRKGHTAEKPHKCVDCGKCFIWASHLERHRRVHTGERPFKCPECGETYSQSAHLAKHRRNHMGERPYNCPACWRSYAQISELEEHKKTHLGCEDCGKVFRSRQTLMRHQRGHRRERTHLCEECGKGFVWASHLERHRRVHTGERPFPCPTCGEKFAQKVHLLQHNKTHSHARPYKCGDCDKRFGDSSAFLAHQRGHAMEKNHKCQYCGKRFAWSSHLERHQRIHTGEKPYKCPDCPEHFSQTSQLFKHQRSHLGKRPYKCSECGRSLGTTLELLIHQRTHMGGKPYRCSSCGKGFTRRANLLKHQRCHVKESP encoded by the coding sequence CAATAATgacgaagaggaggaagaagaggaagacgaaGAGGAGGACGAAGGCCCCGAGGAGTTGCGACCGGGGACGTCTCAGAGCACCCCCAGGCGCGTCCGGCCGTTGGCCCACCGGGCCAGTCCGAAGCAGCAGAAGATGCCTGCTGTGGTGAAGAAGCAGGACAAAGCCACCCAGCGGGGCCACGCGCTGAAGAAAAGCCTCGAGAGCCGGTGTTCCGACTGCACCAAGACCctgaccaccaccaccagtaGGGGCCGGCAGAAGAGCGAGGCCAACGCCGCGCGGGAAAAGCCTTTCCAGTGCACGGACTGTGGCAAGAGCTTCATCTGGAGCTCCCACCTGGAGCGCCACCGGAGAatgcacacgggggagaagcccttcaaATGCCTCAACTGCGGGGAGGCCTACAGCCAGAacttccacctcctgcagcaccGCTGCTCCCAGCTGATCGAGAAGCCCTTCAAGTGCCAGGACTGCGGGAAGCGGTTCGCCCAGAGCTCGGCCTTGGAGAACCACCGCAAGGGCCACACGGCGGAGAAGCCCCACAAATGCGTCGACTGCGGGAAGTGCTTCATCTGGGCCTCCCACCTCGAGCGGCACCGCCGGGTGCACACCGGGGAGCGGCCCTTCAAGTGCCCCGAGTGCGGGGAGACGTACAGTCAGAGCGCCCACCTGGCCAAGCACCGGCGCAACCACATGGGCGAGCGGCCGTACAACTGCCCGGCGTGCTGGAGGAGCTACGCTCAGATCTCGGAACTGGAGGAGCACAAGAAAACCCACCTGGGCTGCGAGGACTGCGGGAAGGTCTTCCGCAGCAGGCAGACGCTGATGCGGCACCAGCGGGGGCACCGCCGGGAGCGCACGCACCTCTGCGAAGAGTGCGGGAAAGGGTTCGTGTGGGCCTCCCACCTGGAGCGCCACCGGCGGGTGCACACCGGGGAGCGCCCCTTCCCTTGCCCCACCTGCGGGGAGAAGTTTGCCCAGAAAGTTCACCTCCTCCAGCACAACAAGACTCACTCGCACGCCCGGCCCTACAAGTGCGGGGACTGCGACAAGCGCTTCGGGGACAGCTCGGCCTTCCTGGCCCACCAGCGGGGCCACGCCATGGAGAAGAACCACAAGTGCCAGTACTGCGGGAAGCGCTTTGCGTGGAGCTCTCACCTGGAGAggcaccagaggatccacacgggcgagaagccctacaaatgccCCGACTGCCCCGAGCACTTCAGCCAGACCTCCCAGCTCTTCAAACATCAGCGCAGCCACCTGGGCAAGAGGCCCTACAAGTGCAGCGAGTGCGGCCGCAGCTTAGGCACCACCCTGGAACTCCTCATCCACCAGCGGACCCACATGGGGGGCAAGCCCTACCGGTGCTCTAGCTGCGGGAAGGGCTTCACCCGGCGGGCCAACCTCTTGAAGCATCAAAGGTGCCACGTCAAGGAGTCCCCCTAG
- the LOC143834505 gene encoding uncharacterized protein LOC143834505 — protein sequence MILELPITLEDVTVSFTEKEWALLEAREKDLYWEIMQHNYDNVASLENSPRKAENNPVKKNPENSSKPKTPERVERQSTSCSLSKGLPRKAEARDGQQMTGTLEENFPPQQEEMLFDTGEFFKEPFQAVAALNSGLQEAWHICTECGRSWRTFAALTKHLRAHEENKCYKCPVRKKRFNRSSKLITHQRIHTGLKPFQCADCEESFKNKSTLAKHHSGEKPYVCLDCGRGFTQSSSLIKHQRIHTGVKPYVCLDCNQSFTQSSHFINHQRIHTGERPSKCPDCRKDFSLRCSLTVHHRIHTGEKPFECPVCGKSFGSRSTLISHRRIHARNKPLGILTGSPPQPIFWKGGPEGRNFGKRLQALESDCGRAAEKKRRPPEGSGYRLRDPFPSGALLFPPRISGGGASWVTRGVRLDPAATSSAAAAALPPAPLPDRALGGWGRTRVRTASGCAQPLGTGGGAAAFNPSGASDSCRERQLLLVAAMEQYVLLDPRQRALYRDVMQESYETLMALEFPLSKPDLLSQLDRGNEATLDLQEPGAVPPAVRKNIGENRPVQKDPKATEPPGEASKDPEAGQLTTGDRSEDSSLPTPPSPPPPPNPNVCQECGKAFSHKSALAKHQKIHTGEKPHECEECGKSFIQRSDLTIHQRTHTGERPYRCPDCGKSFSVSSTLLTHQRTHAPGGEKPNHCPECGKCFNDPAVLERHHKSHAGEKPHECRDCGKRFAWSSHLERHRRIHTGEKPYRCSECGRAFAWSSHLDRHMRTHAASVLPEEAPPAKCADCGRRANHLTHPHRFKHKGTQTPLEQEGGEGAEEKAPAEERPHRCALCGKRFSQSCNLLKHQRVHTGEKPYQCSECGRRFSWCSALLKHRRTHSKDTPSARPERPQGFGDPASLAKHQLGHTGRESHRSPDCDKSLGWSSHLEGHQRSSAGEKPYECGDCSQGFAVGSLLERHRQSPVGDGPEGCGEHRKIFSLGATLATPQGPREAEAEPHPCPECGRGFSAAAVLERHRRLHRGEKPYQCRVCGKGFAWSSHFERHQLSHTGEKPFPCAYCGKRFGRSSHRNRHERSHAALRGQDQPQNNLEDALPIAAVANWWEGGGDGRPSLEQQEAWAVALDPEVPFQWMGKTPGDPWRTMGGSDLGQGAEDLTLPAESWARSPPPVSPPSLP from the exons ATGATTCTAGAG CTGCCGATTACCTTGGAAGACGTGACTGTCTCTTTCACGGAGAAAGAGTGGGCACTTCTAGAAGCCAGAGAGAAGGATCTTTACTGGGAAATCATGCAGCACAATTATGACAacgtggcctctctgg AGAACAGCCCAAGGAAAGCAGAGAACAATCCGGTTAAAAAGAATCCAGAGAATAGCTCCAAGCCCAAAACCCCTGAGCGAGTCGAGAGACAAAGCACATCATGTAGCCTGTCAAAAGGGCTCCCCAGGAAAGCAGAAGCCAGGGACGGTCAGCAGATGACAGGGACTCTTGAGGAGAACTTCCCGCCTCAGCAAGAGGAGATGCTCTTTGACACAGGGGAGTTTTTCAAGGAGCCATTCCAGGCAGTGGCTGCTCTGAACAGTGGCCTGCAGGAGGCCTGGCACATCTGCACCGAATGCGGGAGAAGCTGGCGCACCTTCGCCGCTCTGACAAAGCATCTCCGGGCCCACGAGGAGAATAAATGCTACAAGTGCCCCGTCCGCAAAAAGAGGTTCAACCGGAGCTCTAAGCTCATCACtcaccagaggatccacacagGCCTGAAACCGTTCCAGTGTGCCGATTGCGAGGAAAGCTTCAAGAACAAGTCGACCCTCGCGAAGCACCACTCCGGGGAGAAGCCGTATGTGTGCCTCGACTGCGGCAGAGGCTTCACCCAAAGCTCCAGCCTGATAAAGCAccagaggattcacacaggggtgAAGCCGTACGTGTGCCTCGACTGCAACCAAAGCTTCACCCAGAGTTCCCATTTCATCAACCATCAGAGGATCCACACGGGTGAGAGACCCTCCAAGTGCCCTGACTGCAGGAAGGATTTCAGCCTGCGCTGCAGCCTCACCGTCCATCACaggatccacacgggagagaagccgttCGAGTGTCCCGTCTGCGGGAAAAGCTTCGGCAGCAGGTCGACTCTTATCAGCCACAGGCGGATCCACGCGAGAAACAAACCTTTGGGAAT CTTGACAGGTTCCCCTCCCCAGCCTATATTCTGGAAAGGAGGACCCGAAGGTCGAAATTTTGGGAAACGACTTCAAGCTTTGGAGTCGGATTGCGGCCGCGCTGCAGAGAAGAAGAGGCGACCACCAGAGGGCTCCGGCTACCGCTTAAGGGATCCCTTCCCCTCTGGAGcgctcctcttcccacccaggaTATCGGGAGGCGGCGCTTCCTGGGTCACCCGCGGTGTGCGGCTGGATCCCGCAGCGACAAGCTCAGCAGCCGCGGCCGCCCTCCCGCCGGCGCCTCTGCCCGATAGAGCACTGGGCGGATGGGGACGGACCAGAGTGAGAACTGCGTCTGGGTGCGCTCAGCCGCTCGGGACAGGCGGGGGCGCTGCAGCCTTTAACCCTTCCGGCGCCAGCGACTCCTGCAG AGaacggcagctgctgctggtggcggCAATGGAACAATATGTGCTCCTGGACCCACGGCAGAGGGCCTTGTACCGGGATGTCATGCAAGAGAGCTATGAGACGCTGATGGCACTGG AATTTCCACTGTCCAAGCCTGACCTGCTCTCCCAACTGGATCGAGGCAACGAAGCAACTCTGGACTTGCAGGAGCCAGGAGCCGTCCCACCAG CTGTCCGTAAGAACATAGGAGAGAATCGTCCTGTGCAGAAAGATCCCAAAGCGACTGAACCCCCAGGGGAAGCCTCCAAGGACCCTGAAGCTGGACAGCTGACCACCGGGGACCGGTCCGAggactcctccctccccacacctccctctcctccgCCCCCTCCAAACCCCAACGTTTGCCAGGAGTGCGGCAAAGCCTTCAGCCACAAATCGGCTTTGGCGAAACACCAGAAGATCCACACCGGAGAGAAGCCCCACGAGTGCgaggagtgtgggaagagcttcatccAGCGGTCGGACCTGACCATCCACCAGCGGACTCACACCGGGGAGAGGCCGTACCGGTGCCCCgactgcgggaaaagcttcagcgTCAGCTCCACTCTGCTGACCCACCAGCGGACCCACGCCCCGGGAGGCGAGAAGCCGAACCACTGCCCCGAGTGCGGGAAATGCTTCAACGACCCGGCGGTGCTGGAGCGGCACCACAAAAGCCACGCCGGAGAGAAACCCCACGAGTGCCGGGACTGCGGGAAACGTTTTGCCTGGAGCTCCCACCTGGAGCGGCACCGGCGAATCCACACGGGCGAAAAGCCTTACCGGTGCTCCGAATGCGGGCGGGCCTTTGCGTGGAGCTCCCACTTGGACCGGCACATGCGCACCCACGCCGCGTCGGTGCTGCCGGAGGAGGCGCCGCCCGCCAAGTGCGCAGACTGCGGCAGGCGGGCCAACCACCTTACGCACCCGCACCGCTTCAAGCACAAGGGCACCCAGACGCCTTTGgagcaggagggtggggagggggccgagGAGAAAGCGCCGGCGGAGGAGAGGCCCCATCGTTGCGCGCTGTGTGGGAAGCGCTTCAGCCAGAGCTGCAACCTGCTCAAGCACCAGCgagtccacactggggagaagccttACCAGTGCTCGGAATGTGGGCGGCGGTTTAGCTGGTGCTCCGCCCTCCTCAAGCACCGGCGCACCCACAGCAAGGACACGCCCTCCGCCCGGCCAGAGCGCCCCCAGGGTTTCGGGGACCCTGCCTCCCTGGCCAAACACCAGCTCGGCCACACCGGCAGGGAGTCTCACCGAAGTCCTGACTGTGATAAAAGCTTGGGGtggagctcccacctggagggaCACCAACGGAGCTCCGCGGGAGAAAAGCCCTATGAATgtggggactgcagccaggggTTCGCCGTGGGGTCCCTCTTGGAGAGGCACCGGCAGTCCCCCGTCGGGGATGGCCCGGAGGGATGTGGGGAGCACCGCAAAATCTTTTCCTTAGGGGCCACACTGGCCACCCCTCAGGGCCCCCGTGAGGCTGAAGCCGAGCCTCACCCATGTCCCGAATGCGGGAGAGGGTTCAGTGCCGCCGCCGTCCTGGAACGCCACCGCCGGCTGCATCGTGGCGAGAAGCCCTATCAGTGCCGTGTCTGCGGCAAAGGCTTTGCCTGGAGCTCCCACTTCGAGCGCCACCAGCTCTCCCACACTGGAGAGAAGCCCTTCCCCTGCGCCTACTGCGGGAAGCGTTTTGGGCGCAGCTCCCACCGCAACCGGCACGAGCGCTCCCACGCCGCCCTCAGAGGCCAAGACCAGCCCCAGAACAACCTGGAGGATGCTTTGCCAATTGCGGCGGTGGCcaactggtgggaggggggaggagacggGAGACCCTCCCTAGAGCAGCAGGAAGCCTGGGCTGTCGCTCTGGACCCAGAGGTCCCTTTCCAGTGGATGGGCAAGACTCCTGGAGACCCATGGAGAACAATGGGGGGAAGTGACCTTGGGCAAGGGGCGGAGGATTTGACGCTCCCTGCGGAAAGCTGGGCTCGGTCTCCTCCTCCCGtttcccctcccagcctcccttgA
- the LOC143831622 gene encoding uncharacterized protein LOC143831622 isoform X1: MEPWVYLDPRQRALYRDVMQESYETLMSLAADKLLNSSNNDEEEEEEEDEEEDEGPEELRPGTSQSTPRRVRPLAHRASPKQQKMPAVVKKQDKATQRGHALKKSLESRCSDCTKTLTTTTSRGRQKSEANAAREKPFQCTDCGKSFIWSSHLERHRRMHTGEKPFKCLNCGEAYSQNFHLLQHRCSQLIEKPFKCQDCGKRFAQSSALENHRKGHTAEKPHKCVDCGKCFIWASHLERHRRVHTGERPFKCPECGETYSQSAHLAKHRRNHMGERPYNCPACWRSYAQISELEEHKKTHLGCEDCGKVFRSRQTLMRHQRGHRRERTHLCEECGKGFVWASHLERHRRVHTGERPFPCPTCGEKFAQKVHLLQHNKTHSHARPYKCGDCDKRFGDSSAFLAHQRGHAMEKNHKCQYCGKRFAWSSHLERHQRIHTGEKPYKCPDCPEHFSQTSQLFKHQRSHLGKRPYKCSECGRSLGTTLELLIHQRTHMGGKPYRCSSCGKGFTRRANLLKHQRCHVKESP; the protein is encoded by the coding sequence CAATAATgacgaagaggaggaagaagaggaagacgaaGAGGAGGACGAAGGCCCCGAGGAGTTGCGACCGGGGACGTCTCAGAGCACCCCCAGGCGCGTCCGGCCGTTGGCCCACCGGGCCAGTCCGAAGCAGCAGAAGATGCCTGCTGTGGTGAAGAAGCAGGACAAAGCCACCCAGCGGGGCCACGCGCTGAAGAAAAGCCTCGAGAGCCGGTGTTCCGACTGCACCAAGACCctgaccaccaccaccagtaGGGGCCGGCAGAAGAGCGAGGCCAACGCCGCGCGGGAAAAGCCTTTCCAGTGCACGGACTGTGGCAAGAGCTTCATCTGGAGCTCCCACCTGGAGCGCCACCGGAGAatgcacacgggggagaagcccttcaaATGCCTCAACTGCGGGGAGGCCTACAGCCAGAacttccacctcctgcagcaccGCTGCTCCCAGCTGATCGAGAAGCCCTTCAAGTGCCAGGACTGCGGGAAGCGGTTCGCCCAGAGCTCGGCCTTGGAGAACCACCGCAAGGGCCACACGGCGGAGAAGCCCCACAAATGCGTCGACTGCGGGAAGTGCTTCATCTGGGCCTCCCACCTCGAGCGGCACCGCCGGGTGCACACCGGGGAGCGGCCCTTCAAGTGCCCCGAGTGCGGGGAGACGTACAGTCAGAGCGCCCACCTGGCCAAGCACCGGCGCAACCACATGGGCGAGCGGCCGTACAACTGCCCGGCGTGCTGGAGGAGCTACGCTCAGATCTCGGAACTGGAGGAGCACAAGAAAACCCACCTGGGCTGCGAGGACTGCGGGAAGGTCTTCCGCAGCAGGCAGACGCTGATGCGGCACCAGCGGGGGCACCGCCGGGAGCGCACGCACCTCTGCGAAGAGTGCGGGAAAGGGTTCGTGTGGGCCTCCCACCTGGAGCGCCACCGGCGGGTGCACACCGGGGAGCGCCCCTTCCCTTGCCCCACCTGCGGGGAGAAGTTTGCCCAGAAAGTTCACCTCCTCCAGCACAACAAGACTCACTCGCACGCCCGGCCCTACAAGTGCGGGGACTGCGACAAGCGCTTCGGGGACAGCTCGGCCTTCCTGGCCCACCAGCGGGGCCACGCCATGGAGAAGAACCACAAGTGCCAGTACTGCGGGAAGCGCTTTGCGTGGAGCTCTCACCTGGAGAggcaccagaggatccacacgggcgagaagccctacaaatgccCCGACTGCCCCGAGCACTTCAGCCAGACCTCCCAGCTCTTCAAACATCAGCGCAGCCACCTGGGCAAGAGGCCCTACAAGTGCAGCGAGTGCGGCCGCAGCTTAGGCACCACCCTGGAACTCCTCATCCACCAGCGGACCCACATGGGGGGCAAGCCCTACCGGTGCTCTAGCTGCGGGAAGGGCTTCACCCGGCGGGCCAACCTCTTGAAGCATCAAAGGTGCCACGTCAAGGAGTCCCCCTAG